In Kazachstania africana CBS 2517 chromosome 11, complete genome, the DNA window attatcaaagaatttgTGGCTACAGAAAGAAAGTACGTTCACGATTTAGAAATACTGGACAAATACAAACAACAACTATTAGATTACAATTTGATTACATCTGAAGAATTATACATGCTTTTCCCCAATTTATCAGAAGCTATAGACTTCCaaagaagatttttgatttcactGGAAATCAATGCTTTAGTTGAACCACCAAAACAAAGAATTGGTGCTCTGTTTATGCATtcgaaatattttttcaaaatttatgaGCCCTGGTCTATTGGTCAAAATGCTGCTATTGATTTTCTTACATCAACTTTAGCTAAGATACAATCTTCCAATTTCATAATCACCAATAAGTTAGAATTGCAATCATTCCTCTATAAGCCTGTCCAAAGACTGTGTAGGTATCCATTACTGCTAAAGGAATTATTATCTGCCAATGAGGCTGTAAATGGCGCTGATTCTTCTACAACTGACAATAATGCCAAAGAACTTGAAATTGCACTTGATATCTCCAAGAAAATCGCCGGTAgtattaatgaaaatcaGAGAAGGACCGAGAACCATCAAATTGTGAAAAAACTTTATGGTAGAGTAATTAATTGGAAGGGTTATAGAATTGCGAAATTTGGAGAGTTACTGTATTACGATAAAGTTTTCATTTCAACAAATAACTCTAATGAACCCGAACGAGAATTCGATGtatatctttttgaaaagattataaTCTTATTTTCTGAAATAGTACCAAGAAAATCCTCTTCATTGAtgttaaagaagaaaaatactaGCGCATCCACATCTTCACTAACTTTGAACAGCACtagcaataataataagacAGGTTCTCATAGCGGGTCAACGGcatctttaatttcagCTTCTGAACCAAAGTTGGACCTAAGAGGACgtataatgataatgaatttgaagcaAATCAATCCATTGAATACCCATTCTTTAAATATAACTTGGGAGTCTGTTAAGGAGCAAGGAacatttcttttgaaattcaaaaatgagGAAACTAGGGATAACTGGTCTTCCTGTCTCCAATCACTTGTTCGTAACGTCAAAAGCGAGTCATATAAGAGTACCATAAGCGAACACTCCTATAGTTCTGGAGCATCAACTAAGTCACCAACTGTCAACTTGCATGATAGTATTACATCCATTAGTAGTCCAGTAGCGAATCACATATCTGATTTGTTACCAAGGCAAATTTCTcagcaaaagaaaagagtgtctaactttgaaaatctCAACAGAGTAATGTCAGAAACTTATAAAAATTCCATTCCTGATAATTGCATTCTGATAAGAATTTCGTTCAACTCTGATTTTTATACAATACTGATTGAATTAAATTCCGATTTTATCCAGTTACTTGATACGGTTAAGAAGAAACTCAATCCATTTGGTACGATaacgaaaataaaatatcgAGATGAAGATGGCGATCGTGTCATGCTTGCTTCTGAAGATGATTGGCTTGTGGCAAAAGATATGTTACGGGATGGCAACGAACGTATTCTGAATATAACAGCatataaataattgttACAAGTATAGGCATAAATAGTGTCGTAGAATATCCAATAAAAACTGtaatattaatttcaatattatatttgtaattttcgaatatcattatttaaagaGCGTTGAATAGTTTTATATAGAGTCCATTTCAACAAATGCATAGTATGCtggtatatatattcgtTAAAGATACGCCCGCTTTGATTCAGTGCCTTTTTTAGAGAATTCAATGCTAGTAACAGATAATCTTTTCCTTCCATACTTTGGTAATTCATTAGAGTTTCGTCTATTAAAATTGTGCCTCAAAAAggattttcttgaattatGTAAATTGAATAAGGTGGGTGTTGAAGGTGTTAGAGGTACGAAGGCTTGCctcaattttgaagttcttAATGACAACAGTGACCAGACTTTGGGTTCTAAAGGGGATTCAAAGTTAGTGCCCTCTGGCAAACTACTAACTGAAGACCTCCCAGACTTAGACCTTGTTGGAAAACAGACTGGGCTGGTAGAGTATGACAAATGGTCGAAAAGAGAGCTATTCGATCTCGTAGAGCTAAACTCACTCTCTGAGGATCCTTCAGTTAGttcataattttgaagaggACTGAAAGATTCTAGCTGAATTCTTGTATTATAATTGAGCATAATGactaataatttatttgcGGGTGTAATTGGCTGGCCGGCAACTGTATTGAAGATgtattttgatttaaaaCTTGGTGCAAGTAATTCATAGCTTGTAATGACGTTTAGCAGTGAGTATGCAACAGAAGTCAAGTTTGGATGGTTATGTAATGTTTCTAAATTCTGCCACTCGTTATAATACTGAAACTTCAGAGATGAGATCACAATGCTTATTGCCGCCTCGACAATAGAACAGTAGTCATTGTCGAATGTGAGtctttcatcaaaaaaagCCAATTCACAAAGCATGACTGTACCCAACTTTATCTCATTTACATTTAAGTTTGCAATTGAACTTGAAGAGGCATTATTAActtgattttctttattgaGAGACTCTAATTCTTCGAAGAGTTTCGTATCTATCAGAGAATCCATTGTAATTCCATCGCAAATGGTCCAGtttaaagattttaatAGGTGAAACTCcatatctttgaattgtTTGCGTGTATAGATGCCGCCACAGACAGATGACAGGGAATGCAGAGTGACGGTACGATACTTGATGTCCCAGTATTTTGAAGCTATCCATAGGGCTGTCAAAGCA includes these proteins:
- the CDC24 gene encoding Rho family guanine nucleotide exchange factor CDC24 (similar to Saccharomyces cerevisiae CDC24 (YAL041W); ancestral locus Anc_7.32), coding for MVVVQASRKTISVSEGNVMSSNKGPQNVMNVSVKAQDSLYYICLNVKRRLERLPQLLPYLNLAYASSELLSERQSLLLSQKQQQQLLEKQQEQSPKLNGQGHRSISSAVRDSHDGFMSSTNSAVRSSSISNISIKDEISMDGITYTNSSSNNSGTSTNMEDTMLTFSMGILPISMDCDPVTQLSQLFQQGSPLCILFNAVKPQYKVPIVSSDDLKICKKSIYDFILGCKKHFAFNDEELFTISDVFANSTTQLMKVLSVVTTLMDSAPEIFPSSERVQLHIDKELDSYNTTKDTKHHTKKDDEYIKIIKEFVATERKYVHDLEILDKYKQQLLDYNLITSEELYMLFPNLSEAIDFQRRFLISLEINALVEPPKQRIGALFMHSKYFFKIYEPWSIGQNAAIDFLTSTLAKIQSSNFIITNKLELQSFLYKPVQRLCRYPLLLKELLSANEAVNGADSSTTDNNAKELEIALDISKKIAGSINENQRRTENHQIVKKLYGRVINWKGYRIAKFGELLYYDKVFISTNNSNEPEREFDVYLFEKIIILFSEIVPRKSSSLMLKKKNTSASTSSLTLNSTSNNNKTGSHSGSTASLISASEPKLDLRGRIMIMNLKQINPLNTHSLNITWESVKEQGTFLLKFKNEETRDNWSSCLQSLVRNVKSESYKSTISEHSYSSGASTKSPTVNLHDSITSISSPVANHISDLLPRQISQQKKRVSNFENLNRVMSETYKNSIPDNCILIRISFNSDFYTILIELNSDFIQLLDTVKKKLNPFGTITKIKYRDEDGDRVMLASEDDWLVAKDMLRDGNERILNITAYK
- the CLN3 gene encoding cyclin CLN3 (similar to Saccharomyces cerevisiae CLN3 (YAL040C); ancestral locus Anc_7.36), whose translation is MSQFKRHSFAGYDANSSLQNMVLLARTRRNISNMKNQNPILIKNALRNHQQTIKEYSDEFTTFMLDAISSYNIPQYIHPLFNIDHCRRLSIFNYAMHSHMKLNLCTPALFLTFNILNRYISNFEVNAQEHQLVALTALWIASKYWDIKYRTVTLHSLSSVCGGIYTRKQFKDMEFHLLKSLNWTICDGITMDSLIDTKLFEELESLNKENQVNNASSSSIANLNVNEIKLGTVMLCELAFFDERLTFDNDYCSIVEAAISIVISSLKFQYYNEWQNLETLHNHPNLTSVAYSLLNVITSYELLAPSFKSKYIFNTVAGQPITPANKLLVIMLNYNTRIQLESFSPLQNYELTEGSSESEFSSTRSNSSLFDHLSYSTSPVCFPTRSKSGRSSVSSLPEGTNFESPLEPKVWSLLSLRTSKLRQAFVPLTPSTPTLFNLHNSRKSFLRHNFNRRNSNELPKYGRKRLSVTSIEFSKKGTESKRAYL